ATATAGTTGTTTTTACATTAGCTAAAAACTTTAATCTCAAGTTCATTATAAGTATAgaattatattaaaacttaCCCATCAGGGTCATTGATGCTTTGGAACTTGATACCTTCGGGATAAGTATAAGTATGAGCAATAGATGACAAATTCACAATCCTTCCTTCGGTTCCACTTTCTCTTGCGCTACTTTTCATTTTGTCCAGAAGCAGATTCGTCAACAGAAAATGACCTGGACGATCcatttttacataatttgaatataaatttattgaGTTTAGCATATACTTATTTCTTTAGTATTCATGTACTAAACATGATGTtttgaaaataactaaataaatatttgtgtaTTTCGATATAGTTTTCTGACAAggaaacattaaataaaaatcttaccGATGTGGTTTGTTGCGAACTGTGATTCAATACCATCTTCAGTAAGCTGGAAAGGAGAAAACATAACACCTGCATTGTTTCTAACATTTCAAAGGACACAACAACTAATTAACATTAAACTCTCAGTCGCTTcaaaataaacacacaaaaataataataaaaattcaaatttgatatttcatacGTACATGAGTATGTTGAGAGGGATATTAAGGGCAAGGAATTGATCGGCGAAGGATCTGACTGATTTGGTGGAAGCGAGATCGAGCTGAAGATAATCGATACGAGCTTTAGGGTTCATCTGAAGAATCATCTCTTTCGATTCATTACCAGCTTTTGGGTTTCTTGCAGCAATGATGACATGAGCTCCTCTCATTGCTAACACTCTTGCTGCCTCCAATCCAATCCCACTTGttccaccttttttttttgggttcatttccaatatttttaatcattatttgAAGATATtgcagacaaaacaaaagaagaatccaACAAACGGCCGAAGCAACGTACAAGTGTACAACTAACGATAAAATTCGTACTTCTGTgtctttttacaaaattaagaCACGAAAGTAAATTCTAGCGTTATCAGAAGAAAGAcagaagtaacaaaaaaaaaaaatatgacatgTTGACTACTATCAAATCAATAAGTTTTGTTCTACTGTGTATCTCAATcttaattagaaagaaaatataaaattaagaatgttttggttaattatttacgaaaaggaaagaaaatctTTGGGTTTTAcaatttgagaaaaataaattatattattttctgatAAAATCCCAACATTAAATCTTAAAAGTTTGACTTTTTCTTCCACCATTATTGAatcttaaaaatttatttttgacaaaatatcTTCCACGACACCAAAAcggaaaacaaatttgtttggCAATAATAGATTTGCTTTGATTTTCCTCTTTTCATGATTTGTAAAAAAGAATATCagatgtaaaacaaaacaaaaagaaaacaaaaagcagaACCTGTGATGATGGCAGTGAGATGATTAgcatcaatggagtgagtgacaTCTTCAGCAGTTGAAGCTGAGCCAAATCCACTCTTTCCTGCTTTCCCTGTCACCATTCCATATATTCccatgatctctctctctctctctctttatctaaccaataatataaaccctaaaaaaaggTTGCTGCAGATGAATAAGAAGAATGGAGAAGAAATAGAGGTAGAGAGATTACAGGTAAGGAGGAACTTGTGTGGTTTTAAATAGGCTCTCACGCGTGAGAAGATTAGCTACATTTAGACTAGAGTTTGCTGTCGTCGACACATGTGGTCCATTAACCTTTTCACTGACAGCTTATCAAAAATTAATGCTTACAGTTTTCGTAAAATGCCTAGAAAAGGTAGTAATTAATACATATAGTGAAACTAATCCAAACAATTGACTAATTTATTGgacaaagatttttttctttacgttGAATtgactaattatttttaaaaattattcctttgaaaacttaatttttttatatataacctcaattttttttttaaaaaaaataggaacTCGTCTACCGATCCCAATCGAATacttaaaatttaataacagACTTATAATACATCACTGTTCTGTATTTTTCTATGCTGTTGCAACCTTGTGTACAACTCTAATTGCTCATCTAGTTTTTGTCTACGTTAGTATGTTATATGACTAGaaatttcttattataaaattaacataacgtatttttgtaatgtatataTAGCATAATCAGCCCCGGTTCAGGATGTCGGATTATTGAATGCAAGTGTGAACTGGTGCGGTTTGTACGACAGAACATAGAACGTGTGAGAGACATGCTCTCAACTCATAAACCAAGTTGCATCGTATACGTTAAGCAAACGTAGCCTTCCCtcagtttcaactttcaaactTCCAAATATTCTAAAGAGACATTGCTTGGTATATCAAGATTTCTTCCAAACTTGGTATATCAAGATATCTTCCAAACTGTGTCATCTCCACATAACGCCACCTCTATTTAGCTACTTCTTTCCCTCCATGTACATAAGAATTTTACATATGAAATAAGCTGAGAATAAAACATTACCCCATTTTCTTCTTGACCAAAAATTCAATTTGAATATGTATCCGTAATCGGATCAGATTCCGATAAAACTACGAAAGGAAATTGCGTGTAACATAGTAACCggacaaaagaaaatatgtgaatttgaaagaagacaatatgaagaaggaaaaattgtttttgtggTCATtacaaatttcaagaaaaataaaaagtttaaaatctcaaaaaaagaGCTGAAGACTAACCCGAATAGTTTAGTAAGCAGTTCTCTATGAAGCTTgtacaaat
The Camelina sativa cultivar DH55 chromosome 6, Cs, whole genome shotgun sequence genome window above contains:
- the LOC104792540 gene encoding short-chain dehydrogenase TIC 32, chloroplastic-like, with the translated sequence MGIYGMVTGKAGKSGFGSASTAEDVTHSIDANHLTAIITGGTSGIGLEAARVLAMRGAHVIIAARNPKAGNESKEMILQMNPKARIDYLQLDLASTKSVRSFADQFLALNIPLNILINNAGVMFSPFQLTEDGIESQFATNHIGHFLLTNLLLDKMKSSARESGTEGRIVNLSSIAHTYTYPEGIKFQSINDPDGYSDRRAYGQSKLANLLHSNALSRKLQEEGANITVNSVHPGLVTTNLFRHSGFGMKVFKAMTFLLWKNIPQGAATTCYVATHPDLKGVTGKYFGDCNIIAPSKFATDNSLADKLWDFSVKLIDSLSH